In a genomic window of Erigeron canadensis isolate Cc75 chromosome 5, C_canadensis_v1, whole genome shotgun sequence:
- the LOC122600432 gene encoding protein SEH1, with product MEKSVAKLEKGTICSSWNYCAQRLATGSIDGFVSIFDTTDPASSSFFSTFKFKVSGDESNVVKIVWVPPEYGDAIACICSNGSLYIWEEIAQDSEPVQWKHCKSFGGPSEKVLDCQFGNSLSTLKLTIAYSNGLVKVYETLDQVELKNWQLQAEFQNVTDLVTKFGKASCSAASISWCPDRSESRPSSFVSCFNSDTPLLNSPKVWEFDQDHQRWLPVAELAEPGDKEDQVYCVAWASNIGRPYELIAVATSKGISIWQMASDPDTDGRLVVEKVATFPCHNSEVWQMEWDMSGMTLATSGTDGMVRLWQSNLNGLWHEQAVIEPTT from the exons ATGGAGAAATCAGTAGCAAAATTAGAAAAAGGAACGATATGTTCATCATGGAATTACTGTGCTCAACGATTAGCTACTGGGTCAATCGACGGATTTGTTTCCATTTTTGATACTACTGATcctgcttcttcttcttttttttccacttttaaATTCAAG GTAAGTGGTGATGAAAGTAATGTTGTAAAAATTGTGTGGGTCCCACCAGAATATGGTGATGCAATTGCGTGTATATGTTCTAATGGAAGCCTGTATATTTGGGAAGAAATTGCTCAAG ATAGCGAGCCTGTTCAATGGAAGCACTGCAAAAGCTTTGGGGGACCTTCAGAAAAAGTGCTGGATTGTCAATTTGGGAACTCCCTCTCAACATtaaaattg ACAATTGCTTATTCAAATGGCCTTGTAAAAGTCTACGAGACCTTAGATCAGGTGGAACTAAAGAACTGGCAACTTCAG GCTGAATTTCAGAATGTTACTGATCTAGTGACGAAATTTGGGAAGGCTTCATGTTCAGCTGCATCTATTTCATGGTGTCCAGATAGAAGTGAAAGCCGTCCTTCAAGTTTTGTATCATGTTTCAACTCAGATACTCCTCTATTAAATTCACCCAAG GTATGGGAATTTGATCAAGATCATCAGAGATGGCTTCCAGTTGCTGAACTAGCAGAGCCAGGTGATAAGGAGGATCAGGTATATTGTGTGGCGTGGGCTTCAAACATTGGAAG GCCATATGAGTTGATAGCTGTTGCAACATCTAAAGGAATTTCAATATGGCAAATGGCGTCTGATCCTGACACTGATGGAAGGCTCGTTGTTGAGAAGGTTGCTACGTTCCCTTGTCACAACAGTGAG GTGTGGCAGATGGAGTGGGATATGAGTGGAATGACACTAGCAACTAGCGGAACTGACGGGATGGTGAGATTGTGGCAGTCCAACCTCAATGGACTTTGGCACGAACAAGCAGTAATTGAACCGACCACATGA